The Nitrogeniibacter aestuarii genome has a window encoding:
- a CDS encoding roadblock/LC7 domain-containing protein, whose translation MNTPTGHDPDAPQTVRGVLDFLLRSSPDIETCLLFTHDGFVIDWVGEDDREHAERAGMTCTDLFTRCGHMINDLREGQLRQLVVRRDTQMVVIQCVNRITELVVLCKPECSLGLALTETEHAADLISPLL comes from the coding sequence ATGAACACCCCGACCGGACATGACCCCGACGCCCCGCAGACCGTGCGCGGGGTGCTCGACTTCCTGCTGCGTTCGAGCCCCGACATCGAAACCTGCCTGCTGTTCACCCACGACGGTTTCGTCATCGACTGGGTCGGCGAAGACGACCGTGAACACGCCGAGCGCGCCGGCATGACCTGCACCGACCTGTTCACCCGCTGTGGCCACATGATCAACGACCTGCGCGAAGGCCAGCTCAGGCAACTGGTGGTCCGGCGCGACACGCAGATGGTGGTCATCCAGTGCGTGAACCGGATCACCGAACTCGTGGTGCTGTGCAAGCCCGAATGCAGTCTCGGGCTTGCCCTCACCGAAACCGAACATGCCGCTGACCTCATCAGCCCGCTGCTCTGA
- a CDS encoding GTP-binding protein — MHDKQHNKIVFAGPVGAGKTTAIGAISDIDPVKTEANASDDVALLKQNTTVAMDYGVLNLDGGEKLMLYGTPGQTRFSFMWDIVSKGAIGLVLLMDNRRDNPIDDLKTFIDAFGTLVVDTACVIGVSHCDEAPAPDLVQYRQALTALALPRVPPVFQVDARSHDDVATLVKALLFALDPEQAEV; from the coding sequence ATGCACGATAAACAGCACAACAAGATCGTCTTCGCCGGCCCGGTCGGCGCGGGCAAGACCACCGCCATCGGCGCCATCAGCGACATCGACCCGGTCAAGACCGAAGCCAACGCCAGCGACGACGTGGCGCTGCTGAAGCAGAACACCACGGTGGCCATGGACTACGGGGTGCTCAATCTCGACGGCGGCGAAAAGCTGATGCTCTACGGCACCCCCGGCCAGACCCGCTTCAGCTTCATGTGGGACATCGTCTCCAAGGGGGCCATCGGCCTGGTGCTGTTGATGGACAACCGCCGCGACAATCCCATCGACGATCTCAAGACCTTCATCGACGCCTTCGGGACGCTGGTGGTCGACACCGCCTGCGTCATTGGCGTCTCTCACTGCGACGAAGCGCCCGCGCCCGACCTGGTCCAGTACCGCCAGGCCCTCACCGCCCTCGCCCTGCCCCGCGTCCCGCCGGTGTTCCAGGTGGACGCGCGCAGCCACGACGATGTGGCCACGCTGGTCAAGGCACTGCTGTTTGCACTCGATCCGGAGCAGGCCGAGGTCTAG
- a CDS encoding ribose-phosphate diphosphokinase, producing MSLIVHFDDERDAARRLADAAGLDAVAIERHRFPDGELRLRLPPSLPATVVVFRSLDHPNEKLLELLLVARTARQLGAERVALVSPYLAYMRQDIAFNAGEVVSQQVVGGFLADLFDDVITIDPHLHRIDSLDEAIPVMHAVALSGAPLLGELIAAHHEHPLLIGPDAESAQWVAQAAAAHGWASGVCTKQRHGDREVVIELPAGLDPVGRAVVLVDDMASSGRTVARAAEALLAAGAASVDVALTHALFADDALEVVKAAGVGEVWSTDSVAHPSNAVAVAPMLADALRDIGLLS from the coding sequence ATGAGCCTGATTGTGCATTTCGATGACGAGCGCGACGCCGCGCGGCGTCTGGCCGACGCGGCCGGGCTCGACGCCGTGGCCATCGAGCGCCACCGCTTCCCCGACGGCGAGCTGCGCCTGCGCCTGCCGCCCTCACTGCCGGCCACCGTGGTGGTGTTTCGCAGCCTCGACCACCCCAACGAAAAGTTGCTGGAACTGCTGCTCGTGGCCCGCACCGCGCGCCAGCTGGGGGCAGAGCGCGTCGCGCTCGTCAGCCCCTACCTGGCCTACATGCGTCAGGACATCGCGTTCAACGCGGGTGAGGTGGTCAGCCAGCAGGTGGTGGGCGGTTTTCTGGCCGACCTGTTCGACGACGTGATCACCATCGACCCGCATCTGCACCGCATCGATTCGCTCGACGAGGCCATTCCGGTCATGCATGCCGTGGCCTTGTCAGGCGCGCCGCTGCTGGGCGAACTCATCGCGGCTCACCATGAGCATCCCCTCCTGATCGGTCCGGATGCCGAGTCGGCACAATGGGTGGCGCAGGCCGCGGCGGCGCATGGCTGGGCCTCCGGGGTGTGCACCAAACAGCGCCATGGCGACCGCGAGGTGGTGATCGAGCTGCCTGCCGGACTCGATCCGGTGGGCCGCGCCGTGGTGCTGGTGGACGACATGGCCAGCTCCGGTCGCACCGTCGCCCGTGCCGCAGAAGCGCTGCTGGCGGCCGGTGCTGCCTCGGTGGATGTGGCGCTGACCCACGCGCTTTTCGCCGATGACGCGCTCGAGGTGGTCAAGGCCGCCGGCGTGGGTGAGGTCTGGAGCACCGACAGCGTGGCTCACCCGAGCAATGCGGTTGCGGTCGCGCCGATGTTGGCGGATGCTCTGCGCGATATCGGTCTGCTGAGCTAG
- a CDS encoding thymidine phosphorylase family protein: MSPDKKAQEHEPEGGMVDSEAFPLVLKRVAIDTWRENVAYLHRDCALYRAEGFQALAKVEVRANSKRILATLNVVDDTNIVGCNEIGLSEDAFAQLGVQDGHSARISQAPLASSIPALKRKITGERLSRDDFAAIVHDIAGHRYSKIELTAFVVACNQGELDREEVHFLTDAMASVGQRLDWHERPVVDKHCIGGIPGNRTSMLVVPIVAAHGMLCPKTSSRAITSPAGTADTMEVLANVELPMGQLSELVRTHRGCLAWGGTAALSPADDVLISVERPLAVDSAGQMVASILSKKIAAGSTHLVLDIPVGPSAKVRSMPEAQALRRLFQYVASQMNLTVDVVITDGRQPIGNGIGPVLEARDVMQVLENDPAAPTDLRQKALRLAGRMLEFDPDVRGGDGFAMARDILESGRALAKMDDIIRAQGARPFDRHAPQVARHYFDVPANAAGTVIGIDNLQIASIARLAGAPKIQGAGVDLFCKLGDVVEPGQVLYRVYADYASELAFARAATGDDSGYRIGAADAMPHVFVEF; encoded by the coding sequence ATGAGTCCAGACAAGAAAGCACAAGAGCACGAACCGGAAGGCGGGATGGTCGACAGCGAGGCATTCCCGCTCGTGCTCAAGCGGGTGGCCATCGACACCTGGCGCGAGAACGTGGCCTACCTGCACCGGGACTGTGCCTTGTACCGCGCCGAGGGGTTTCAGGCCCTGGCCAAGGTCGAGGTGCGGGCCAACAGCAAGCGTATTCTGGCCACCCTCAATGTGGTGGACGACACCAACATCGTCGGTTGCAACGAGATCGGCCTGTCGGAAGACGCCTTTGCCCAGCTCGGGGTGCAGGACGGGCACTCGGCGCGCATCTCGCAGGCGCCCCTGGCTTCGTCCATCCCGGCGCTCAAGCGCAAGATCACCGGCGAGCGCCTCAGTCGTGACGACTTCGCCGCGATCGTGCACGACATTGCCGGGCATCGTTACTCGAAGATCGAATTGACCGCCTTCGTGGTGGCCTGCAATCAGGGCGAACTCGACCGGGAAGAGGTGCACTTCCTGACCGACGCCATGGCCTCGGTCGGGCAACGCCTCGACTGGCACGAGCGCCCGGTGGTGGACAAGCACTGCATCGGCGGCATCCCCGGCAACCGGACCTCCATGCTGGTGGTGCCCATCGTGGCCGCCCACGGCATGCTGTGCCCCAAGACCTCGTCGCGTGCGATCACCTCGCCGGCGGGCACCGCCGACACCATGGAGGTGCTCGCCAATGTGGAGTTGCCCATGGGGCAGCTGTCGGAGCTGGTCCGCACCCATCGGGGTTGCCTCGCCTGGGGCGGTACCGCAGCACTGAGCCCGGCGGACGATGTGCTCATCTCCGTCGAGCGCCCGCTGGCGGTCGATTCGGCCGGTCAGATGGTGGCCTCCATCCTGTCCAAGAAAATCGCCGCCGGCTCGACCCACCTGGTGCTCGACATTCCCGTGGGCCCGAGTGCCAAAGTGCGCTCCATGCCCGAGGCGCAGGCCCTGCGCCGCCTGTTCCAGTATGTGGCCAGTCAGATGAACCTGACGGTGGATGTGGTCATCACCGATGGCCGTCAGCCCATCGGCAATGGCATCGGTCCGGTGCTGGAGGCGCGCGACGTCATGCAGGTGCTCGAAAACGATCCCGCCGCGCCCACGGACCTGCGACAGAAAGCGCTGCGTCTGGCCGGGCGCATGCTCGAATTCGATCCGGATGTGCGCGGCGGCGACGGCTTTGCGATGGCGCGCGACATCCTCGAGTCCGGTCGCGCGCTGGCCAAGATGGACGACATCATTCGTGCGCAGGGCGCGCGCCCCTTTGATCGCCATGCACCCCAGGTGGCACGGCACTATTTCGATGTGCCCGCGAACGCCGCGGGGACGGTGATCGGCATCGACAACCTGCAGATCGCCAGCATCGCCCGCCTGGCCGGCGCGCCCAAGATCCAGGGAGCCGGAGTGGATCTGTTCTGCAAGCTGGGTGATGTCGTCGAGCCCGGGCAGGTGCTCTATCGGGTGTACGCCGATTACGCGTCCGAACTGGCCTTTGCCCGCGCCGCGACCGGTGACGACAGCGGCTATCGAATCGGTGCCGCCGACGCCATGCCCCACGTCTTTGTGGAGTTCTGA
- a CDS encoding SRPBCC family protein, with product MKRILQAAGLSFVMAMSLMGVSKESQAHGPTRQKVVETIQIDAPPEKVWAVVKDFGALHTWLPPVVATDAPKGNEIESVRTLTLDGGAKVVEVLKKYDAEKMSFFYRMTDPGPVPVSNYSSWFSLTPKDGGTEVEWKGAFYRGYPNNDPPPELNDEAAIKAITGIYQSGLTNLKKMVEGK from the coding sequence ATGAAAAGAATCCTGCAGGCTGCAGGCCTGTCCTTCGTCATGGCAATGTCCCTCATGGGCGTGTCGAAAGAAAGTCAGGCGCACGGGCCGACCCGTCAGAAAGTGGTCGAAACCATCCAGATCGACGCACCGCCCGAGAAGGTGTGGGCCGTGGTCAAGGACTTCGGCGCCCTGCACACCTGGCTGCCGCCGGTCGTGGCCACCGACGCCCCCAAGGGCAACGAGATCGAATCGGTCCGCACGCTGACGCTCGATGGCGGGGCCAAGGTGGTCGAGGTGCTCAAGAAGTACGACGCCGAGAAAATGAGCTTCTTCTACCGCATGACCGACCCCGGCCCGGTGCCGGTGAGCAACTATTCATCCTGGTTCAGCCTCACGCCCAAGGACGGCGGCACCGAGGTGGAATGGAAAGGCGCGTTCTATCGCGGCTACCCGAACAACGACCCCCCACCGGAACTGAATGACGAGGCCGCCATCAAGGCCATCACCGGCATCTATCAGAGCGGTCTGACCAATCTGAAGAAGATGGTCGAGGGCAAGTAG